A genome region from Pelagibaculum spongiae includes the following:
- a CDS encoding sensor domain-containing diguanylate cyclase has translation MPKASNQAYSSPLLPDFEQLANQLADGLYVVDKDRRILFWNQAAELITGFSAEEVVGRHCHENILRHTDQKDRAVCINGCPLLAVIERGKKHRCRLFLKHKSGRKVAVEVRTAPLTDRDGEIIGATEIFSDISRQLSNETRLKKLADQALLDELTGLPNRRHLLRELSLRCAEMHRHKINFGLLFIDIDHFKNINDKYGHDAGDLVLKQLSDYLSQALRNSDMLGRWGGEEFVAIMPRVSPQKLKIIAQRLSDITRGTLIGISSHHSEKPSAADNLDIICTLSIGATISCSTDSPETIVRRADQLMYQAKLAGRDSIIYDL, from the coding sequence ATGCCCAAAGCTTCTAATCAAGCTTATTCCAGCCCGTTACTTCCTGATTTTGAACAGTTAGCCAACCAGTTAGCTGATGGTTTGTATGTGGTCGATAAGGACAGGCGTATCTTATTTTGGAATCAAGCAGCCGAATTAATCACGGGTTTTTCTGCAGAAGAGGTCGTCGGACGGCATTGCCATGAAAATATTTTGCGACATACCGACCAAAAGGATCGAGCGGTCTGTATTAATGGCTGTCCGTTACTCGCAGTGATTGAACGCGGTAAAAAGCATCGTTGTCGTTTATTTCTCAAGCACAAGAGTGGTCGCAAAGTTGCGGTTGAAGTGCGCACCGCCCCCCTGACCGATCGTGATGGGGAAATCATTGGTGCAACAGAGATTTTTAGCGATATCTCACGTCAGCTAAGCAATGAAACTCGCCTTAAAAAACTGGCAGACCAAGCATTACTCGACGAATTAACTGGCTTGCCTAATCGCCGCCATCTACTTCGAGAGCTCAGCCTTCGCTGTGCTGAAATGCATCGTCATAAAATTAATTTTGGCTTGCTATTTATTGATATTGATCATTTTAAAAACATTAATGATAAATACGGCCACGATGCCGGTGACCTAGTGCTAAAGCAGCTATCAGATTATTTAAGTCAAGCATTACGAAATAGCGACATGCTAGGCCGTTGGGGTGGAGAAGAGTTTGTCGCGATCATGCCCAGAGTCAGCCCACAAAAATTGAAAATCATTGCCCAGCGCTTGTCTGATATCACTCGTGGCACATTAATTGGTATTAGCTCGCATCATTCTGAAAAACCATCAGCAGCAGACAATCTGGATATTATTTGCACCTTGTCTATCGGTGCGACTATCTCATGCTCAACTGACTCGCCCGAGACGATTGTTCGCCGAGCCGATCAATTAATGTATCAAGCCAAGCTAGCAGGCAGAGATAGTATTATTTACGATTTATAA
- a CDS encoding antibiotic biosynthesis monooxygenase family protein produces MSLVNEPLIAQTSKPPYYAVIFSSLLQPDSAENGYSDMANTMVELAQQQSGYLGVESAREALGITVSYWKDLESIKVWKANVDHLQAQKLGREKWYASYKVRIARVDKEYGI; encoded by the coding sequence ATGTCTCTTGTTAATGAACCGTTAATTGCACAAACGTCGAAGCCACCTTATTACGCGGTGATTTTTAGCTCATTGCTGCAGCCAGATTCAGCTGAAAATGGTTATTCCGATATGGCCAATACCATGGTTGAACTCGCACAGCAGCAATCTGGCTATTTGGGTGTGGAATCTGCTAGAGAAGCACTAGGCATTACCGTGTCTTACTGGAAAGATTTGGAGTCAATCAAGGTATGGAAAGCCAATGTCGATCATCTGCAAGCGCAAAAACTGGGCCGAGAAAAATGGTATGCCAGTTATAAAGTGCGGATTGCTCGGGTCGATAAAGAATATGGTATTTAA
- a CDS encoding DMT family transporter, translating to MAYVYLVIAIVAEVIGTNAMVASDGFSKIWPSSLTVVGYAISFYCLSLVLKTIPVGIAYAIWSGMGIVLVTAIAVVIYKQVPDWPAIVGMTLIVSGVAVIQLFSKMSG from the coding sequence ATGGCATATGTTTATTTGGTGATTGCGATTGTAGCTGAAGTGATCGGAACCAATGCAATGGTTGCATCTGATGGGTTTTCCAAAATATGGCCTAGCAGCCTGACGGTTGTTGGTTATGCTATTTCATTTTATTGTTTATCTCTGGTGTTAAAAACCATACCGGTAGGCATTGCCTATGCGATTTGGTCGGGAATGGGCATTGTACTGGTTACCGCGATTGCCGTTGTTATTTATAAACAAGTGCCAGACTGGCCAGCGATTGTCGGCATGACATTGATTGTTTCAGGTGTGGCGGTGATTCAATTGTTTTCAAAAATGTCGGGGTGA
- a CDS encoding MmcQ/YjbR family DNA-binding protein, whose translation MLEQYIQQLPGVKASYPFGKQVCVYKVVGKMFALLTEGQLPQQISLKALPADVTFLIDQFEAVSPGYHLNKKHWITVSLHSSTDATSNAGSELSENMLQDLVSASYALVVAKLTRADKALLESVS comes from the coding sequence ATGCTTGAGCAATACATACAGCAGCTACCGGGAGTGAAAGCCAGCTACCCGTTTGGTAAGCAGGTTTGTGTCTATAAGGTTGTTGGCAAAATGTTTGCGCTGTTGACTGAAGGCCAGTTACCGCAACAAATCAGTCTTAAGGCTTTGCCTGCAGATGTTACCTTTCTGATAGATCAGTTTGAGGCGGTTAGCCCCGGGTATCATCTAAATAAAAAACATTGGATCACGGTCTCTTTACATTCATCTACAGATGCAACGTCTAACGCTGGCAGTGAGTTATCTGAAAATATGCTGCAAGATTTGGTTAGCGCGTCATATGCACTGGTGGTTGCCAAATTAACCCGGGCTGATAAAGCATTGCTCGAGTCAGTATCCTAA
- a CDS encoding TSUP family transporter: protein MDVLGFSVELLVFLFSVSVVAGCIDTLAGGGGLISLPALIVSGVPPLAALGTNKLQGSMGTATATFMMLKKKQVRWQDVRLLMLAAFIGSTAGTIAVQFINTDALNFIIPLVLLLIAIYFICSPSLGKKNNVAKLQKVASKSYRRFVVPIIGGYDGMFGPGTGSFFALAGVSLRGQGLIESTAIAKTLNFATNIASLIVFLIAGKVVWAAGLLMMVGQFIGAWVGSHFLVKINPQYLRVIVVVMCLGMLAKYGHSLGWLA from the coding sequence GTGGATGTTTTGGGTTTTTCTGTCGAGTTATTGGTGTTTTTATTTTCTGTTTCAGTGGTCGCGGGTTGTATCGATACCTTGGCAGGAGGTGGTGGTTTGATCTCTTTGCCAGCGCTAATTGTCAGCGGCGTTCCACCGTTAGCGGCGCTGGGCACTAACAAGTTGCAGGGCAGCATGGGCACCGCAACCGCGACTTTTATGATGCTGAAGAAAAAACAGGTGCGTTGGCAAGATGTTCGCTTATTAATGCTAGCGGCGTTTATTGGTTCAACTGCAGGCACTATTGCCGTTCAGTTTATTAATACCGATGCTTTGAATTTTATTATTCCGTTAGTTTTATTATTGATTGCTATTTATTTTATTTGTTCACCTTCTTTAGGCAAAAAAAATAATGTAGCAAAGTTACAGAAGGTCGCCAGTAAAAGCTACCGCCGATTTGTTGTGCCAATAATTGGCGGTTACGACGGTATGTTTGGCCCGGGCACCGGCTCCTTTTTTGCTTTGGCTGGAGTATCGTTACGAGGCCAAGGTTTGATTGAATCAACCGCGATTGCTAAAACACTCAATTTCGCTACCAATATTGCTTCCTTAATAGTGTTTTTAATCGCAGGGAAAGTCGTTTGGGCAGCAGGCCTATTAATGATGGTTGGCCAGTTTATAGGGGCCTGGGTTGGTAGCCATTTTCTGGTGAAGATTAACCCTCAATACTTGCGAGTAATTGTGGTTGTGATGTGCCTTGGCATGTTAGCTAAATATGGGCACAGCTTAGGCTGGTTGGCTTAA
- a CDS encoding BLUF domain-containing protein — MDNRAYSLVYTSTATEEISAEQIRQLLHSARPNNQRIGITGMLLYCEGLFIQAIEGEQQQVEALYRRICEDPRHHMVTTLLKRPIERRRFNEWEMGYYGPYADDLADEAGITDFLTVGLLRDELIKQPSLAMKLLMSFRRHSVRA, encoded by the coding sequence ATGGACAACCGAGCATATTCGCTGGTCTACACCAGCACCGCCACCGAAGAAATATCTGCCGAACAAATCCGCCAGCTATTACACAGCGCACGTCCTAATAATCAGCGGATCGGAATTACCGGCATGCTGCTTTATTGCGAAGGATTATTTATTCAGGCAATTGAAGGTGAGCAGCAACAAGTTGAAGCGCTATATCGTCGCATTTGTGAAGATCCTCGCCATCATATGGTCACCACTCTACTAAAGCGGCCCATCGAAAGACGCCGCTTTAATGAATGGGAAATGGGCTACTATGGCCCCTATGCTGATGACCTAGCAGACGAAGCTGGCATTACCGATTTTCTGACCGTGGGCCTGCTGCGCGATGAATTAATCAAACAACCATCCTTGGCAATGAAGCTGCTAATGAGCTTTCGCCGCCATAGCGTTAGAGCTTGA
- a CDS encoding enhanced serine sensitivity protein SseB C-terminal domain-containing protein: MSNIKENPLERILRLSHFEPAHRTEFYSVLLDSTIYVLGRMLDAKNNTEGCANVALGDKVSIRSWERRDGSSMIPFFSSLEVLQKSAGSDEPYLAVPAKSLFEMTKGQTLALNPKSDYKKEFDADEVQQLLSINLSREVNQRVIQKQAKVVLGQPAKYPTAMVDQLTQLLARHSAVNKGYFLLMHDKSAGAKPRLVVGFLVDEVDPQQPFELLSKQASEVIAQSAPQGQPVDLYRVIENKPGLSQFFIQKTQAFYDRSWGSKLCVSLGHGKA, translated from the coding sequence ATGAGCAATATAAAAGAAAATCCACTGGAGCGTATTTTGAGGTTGTCCCACTTCGAGCCTGCACATAGAACGGAGTTCTACTCTGTATTGTTAGACTCGACTATTTATGTTTTAGGGAGAATGCTCGATGCTAAAAATAATACCGAAGGCTGCGCCAATGTAGCGCTAGGTGACAAGGTATCTATTCGCAGTTGGGAAAGGCGCGACGGTAGCTCGATGATTCCTTTCTTTAGCTCACTTGAGGTTTTACAGAAGTCCGCCGGTAGTGATGAGCCCTACTTGGCCGTGCCTGCAAAGTCGCTGTTTGAAATGACTAAGGGGCAAACCCTCGCGCTAAACCCCAAGTCAGATTATAAAAAAGAGTTTGATGCTGATGAGGTGCAACAACTGCTATCGATTAATTTAAGCCGTGAAGTGAATCAGCGAGTGATACAAAAACAGGCCAAAGTGGTATTAGGACAGCCAGCTAAATATCCAACGGCGATGGTAGATCAACTTACCCAGCTTCTGGCTAGACATTCTGCGGTTAATAAAGGTTATTTTCTGCTAATGCATGATAAATCAGCAGGCGCCAAACCCAGGTTGGTGGTTGGTTTTCTGGTGGATGAAGTAGATCCGCAGCAGCCATTTGAACTGCTATCAAAGCAGGCCAGTGAAGTGATTGCGCAATCTGCACCACAGGGTCAACCGGTTGATCTTTATCGAGTGATCGAAAATAAGCCCGGTTTAAGCCAATTCTTTATTCAGAAAACCCAAGCTTTTTATGATCGCAGCTGGGGCAGCAAATTATGTGTTTCGCTGGGACATGGAAAAGCCTAG
- a CDS encoding GNAT family N-acetyltransferase: protein MNIKKITIKQAEHSDIEHLTALLLALDQFHFDMRPNKFRSPKEMAQKRIEKDIFSLYQSGKINVFLAACDGKTIGMVSGQLRDHESIISKPKKIGFVNELVVLEPYRGTLAATQLVDAIEQYFTEQGAVEFSLSVASFNQRALNFYSKLGYASESQQLIKTVSSY, encoded by the coding sequence ATGAACATAAAAAAAATAACCATTAAACAAGCTGAACATTCTGACATTGAGCATCTGACCGCTTTGTTGCTTGCGCTAGACCAATTTCATTTTGATATGCGACCCAATAAATTTCGTTCTCCGAAAGAAATGGCTCAAAAGCGAATAGAGAAAGATATTTTTTCTCTTTACCAATCAGGAAAAATCAATGTTTTTTTAGCAGCCTGCGATGGCAAAACAATCGGTATGGTTTCAGGTCAGTTAAGAGACCATGAATCGATTATCTCCAAGCCGAAAAAAATAGGTTTTGTTAACGAACTCGTTGTTCTTGAACCCTATCGTGGTACGTTAGCGGCGACCCAGCTAGTAGATGCGATTGAACAGTATTTTACTGAGCAAGGCGCAGTTGAATTTAGCTTGAGTGTTGCCAGCTTTAATCAGAGAGCACTCAACTTCTATAGCAAACTTGGCTACGCTTCTGAATCACAGCAGCTGATCAAAACAGTCAGTTCTTATTAG
- a CDS encoding thiol:disulfide interchange protein DsbA/DsbL, with protein sequence MYKLLTAAVAAACLMMTAPVMAQDYSSGKNYRDDGSFQYVGEQKVEQHKVVEFFSYTCPHCYRLEPAAEKWEKSKADNVKFERIQVIFNKGMKPLAHFYYTAESLGLLDQLHEKMFKAVQNERKRFKNKEAILSWVAAQGIDNTEFAKTYDSFSVKQKVRNGEKLAKKHKLQGVPAMLVDGRYFISGELAGSNNAMFDVANYLTKK encoded by the coding sequence ATGTATAAATTGCTGACCGCCGCTGTGGCTGCCGCTTGCTTAATGATGACTGCACCTGTGATGGCTCAGGATTATTCCTCCGGAAAAAACTATCGTGACGATGGTAGCTTTCAATATGTTGGTGAGCAAAAGGTTGAGCAACATAAGGTGGTGGAATTTTTCAGTTACACCTGCCCACATTGCTATCGTCTTGAGCCAGCCGCTGAAAAGTGGGAAAAAAGCAAAGCAGATAACGTAAAGTTCGAACGAATTCAGGTGATATTTAACAAAGGAATGAAGCCATTGGCTCATTTTTATTACACAGCCGAATCTCTGGGTTTATTGGATCAGCTACATGAAAAAATGTTTAAAGCGGTGCAGAACGAGCGTAAGCGTTTTAAAAACAAAGAAGCTATTTTGAGCTGGGTCGCGGCACAAGGCATAGACAATACAGAATTCGCTAAAACTTATGATTCTTTCTCGGTAAAGCAGAAAGTTCGTAATGGTGAGAAGCTGGCTAAAAAGCATAAGCTACAAGGTGTGCCAGCAATGCTGGTAGATGGCCGCTATTTTATCTCTGGTGAACTAGCGGGCTCAAATAACGCAATGTTCGACGTAGCAAACTATCTGACCAAAAAATAG
- a CDS encoding serine/threonine protein kinase yields the protein MKVTDYSLLSPDLVLDAVESCGYLSDARTLALNSYENRVYQVGIEDQLPIIAKFYRPCRWSDQQIQEEHDYSWQLKDIEIPVVAPLKDKDGKTLFEYKGYKFALFPRQGGRTPELDYGDTLVQIGRFLGRIHAMGESKTFKHRPEINVETYGKQSVQWLLQSGFIEEYLRPSYEAITQRVLEQVEQKFAEVGDYPRIRLHADVHPSNILWRDNGPNDSGPHFVDLDDCRNGPAVQDLWMLLSGSRNEMQVQLEDLLEGYEEFCHFDHRQLVLIEALRSLRMMHYAAWLGRRWDDPAFPVNFPWFNTTKYWEEHILTLKEQSSLLDELPLSLNSFNS from the coding sequence TTGAAAGTTACCGATTACAGTTTGTTGTCCCCTGATCTGGTGCTAGACGCCGTAGAATCTTGTGGTTATCTGTCGGATGCTCGAACCTTAGCGCTCAACAGCTATGAAAACCGGGTTTATCAGGTTGGCATCGAAGATCAGCTGCCGATTATTGCCAAGTTTTATCGGCCTTGCCGCTGGAGCGATCAGCAAATTCAGGAAGAGCATGATTACAGCTGGCAATTAAAAGACATTGAAATTCCGGTGGTTGCGCCACTGAAAGATAAAGATGGTAAAACGCTATTTGAATATAAGGGTTATAAATTTGCCCTGTTTCCAAGGCAAGGCGGCAGAACACCTGAATTAGATTACGGCGACACCCTGGTGCAGATTGGTCGTTTTTTAGGTCGAATTCATGCCATGGGTGAAAGTAAAACCTTTAAGCACCGGCCTGAAATAAATGTGGAAACTTATGGCAAACAGAGTGTTCAATGGTTGCTTCAAAGTGGGTTTATCGAGGAATATTTACGTCCTTCCTATGAAGCAATAACTCAACGTGTTCTAGAGCAGGTTGAACAGAAGTTTGCCGAGGTCGGAGATTACCCGCGAATTCGACTGCATGCCGATGTGCATCCGAGTAATATCTTATGGCGAGACAATGGGCCAAATGATAGCGGTCCGCATTTTGTTGACCTAGATGATTGTCGAAATGGCCCGGCGGTTCAGGATTTATGGATGCTGTTATCGGGTTCACGCAATGAAATGCAAGTTCAGTTAGAAGATTTACTGGAAGGGTATGAAGAATTTTGTCACTTTGATCATCGGCAATTAGTATTGATCGAAGCTTTGCGAAGTCTGCGTATGATGCATTATGCAGCATGGTTAGGCCGACGTTGGGATGACCCGGCATTCCCGGTGAACTTTCCGTGGTTTAACACGACAAAGTATTGGGAAGAACACATTCTGACGCTGAAAGAGCAATCAAGTTTGCTCGATGAACTGCCACTGTCACTGAATTCGTTTAATAGTTAA
- a CDS encoding GNAT family N-acetyltransferase, protein MSSSNKTHSTLTIRPAVAADAAIIHQLIVELAVYEKAEHEVKASVADIERSLFDKDSTVEARICERDGQSIGYAVYFFNYSTWLAKSGLYLEDLYITPEARGCGAGKAMLVHLAKIAVDKNCGRFEWSVLDWNEPSIKFYESLGAKAQNEWVGYRLTGDALQALAQQA, encoded by the coding sequence ATGAGCTCCAGCAATAAAACACACTCAACACTGACTATTCGCCCAGCAGTTGCTGCAGATGCCGCCATCATTCACCAGCTGATTGTAGAGCTTGCGGTATATGAAAAAGCCGAACACGAAGTGAAAGCATCGGTTGCCGATATCGAGCGTAGCCTTTTTGATAAAGACTCAACGGTAGAGGCACGTATTTGCGAGCGCGACGGCCAATCAATTGGTTATGCGGTATATTTCTTTAACTACTCAACTTGGTTAGCTAAAAGTGGCCTTTACCTGGAAGATTTGTATATCACACCTGAAGCACGTGGTTGCGGTGCGGGTAAAGCAATGCTGGTGCACTTGGCTAAAATAGCTGTGGATAAAAACTGTGGTCGTTTTGAATGGAGCGTATTGGATTGGAATGAGCCTTCGATTAAATTCTATGAGTCATTAGGCGCAAAAGCACAAAACGAATGGGTGGGTTACCGATTGACCGGTGATGCACTGCAAGCCTTAGCACAGCAGGCTTAA
- a CDS encoding RluA family pseudouridine synthase, whose product MIDDLEARIIYQKNGLLVVDKPFNIPTSGRSLDDDDCLQYWLMQRHGTMVWAVHQLDADTSGVNLFVTEKRLVSIYKKALEDHNSVKEYLAIVHGNPTWNQCEEFGAIGKIDQRSLGITPDGKSAHSQFTVTKKGPEHSLVTVNIFTGRTHQIRIHLSHLGHPIVGEEWYCNPPCNRHPRQALHCHMVHLPQMEQTFIAPLATDLKRLADELQL is encoded by the coding sequence GTGATCGATGATCTTGAAGCACGCATTATCTACCAAAAAAACGGCCTTTTAGTTGTAGATAAGCCTTTTAATATCCCCACTTCTGGACGTTCACTAGATGACGATGACTGCCTGCAATATTGGCTGATGCAGCGACATGGAACAATGGTATGGGCAGTTCACCAGCTTGATGCAGACACCAGCGGCGTTAACCTTTTTGTTACAGAAAAACGGTTGGTTTCTATCTACAAAAAAGCACTCGAAGACCATAATTCAGTGAAAGAATACTTGGCCATTGTTCATGGAAATCCAACCTGGAATCAGTGCGAAGAGTTTGGCGCAATCGGCAAGATTGATCAGCGAAGCCTTGGCATTACACCCGATGGAAAAAGTGCCCACAGTCAATTTACCGTCACCAAAAAAGGCCCAGAGCATTCGCTGGTAACGGTCAACATATTCACCGGTAGGACCCATCAAATTAGAATTCATTTAAGTCACCTCGGCCACCCAATAGTGGGAGAAGAATGGTACTGCAACCCGCCTTGCAACAGGCACCCTCGCCAGGCACTTCACTGTCATATGGTTCACCTTCCCCAAATGGAACAAACATTTATCGCACCTTTGGCAACCGATCTGAAACGACTCGCAGATGAGCTTCAATTGTAA
- the uvrD gene encoding DNA helicase II, protein MDDISPILDNLNKAQRDAVAAPEQHCLVLAGAGSGKTRVLVHRIAFLTASGGVGVSPWSLLAVTFTNKAAAEMRGRVESVAGVSPAGMWLGTFHSLAHRFLRQHWQQANLPQQFQIIDSDDQYRMIRRIMREAGLDESKWPPRQVQWFINNSKEEGLRPQHIETYNDFHRQTHLQIYQAYQEACDRGGMVDFSELLLRSLETLRNNTELRNHYQGRFRHILVDEFQDTNTIQYAWLRLMCGPNSKLFVVGDDDQSIYGWRGAKIENIQQFSRDYPDALSIKLEQNYRSTSNILNASNAVIENNTERMGKKLWTDDGDGEAISLYAAFNDLDEARYIVDRIQQEVRDGSPRKDIAILYRSNAQSRVLEESLIQAAMPYRIYGGQRFFDRQEIKDAMGYLRLIAHGGDDSAFERVVNTPTRGIGDRTVQAVRELAREQELTMWLAAEKLIEAKALTARAIKALKGFLDLIEELRVNCEGAELYLQAAEVVENSGLQAHYQKEKGEKGQARIENLQELVNACRGFDPDLANEEGMELGPLDAFLAHAALEAGESQAADHDDAVQLMTLHSAKGLEFPIVFLCGLEDGLFPHKMSLDDGNLDEERRLCYVGMTRAMQKLNLSYAEIRRMYGQENYTSPSRFIREIPAELLNEVRLGGSVSRPVVKSSMFAPQDTGSVALGSRVAHKKFGEGTVINIEGDGPSARIQVNFDDAGDKWLVLSYAKLETLS, encoded by the coding sequence ATGGACGATATATCCCCGATTCTCGACAATCTTAACAAGGCGCAGAGAGACGCAGTCGCCGCGCCAGAACAGCATTGCCTAGTATTGGCCGGTGCGGGTTCGGGTAAAACCCGGGTGCTGGTGCATCGAATCGCTTTTTTGACCGCCTCTGGTGGTGTGGGTGTTTCACCTTGGTCATTACTTGCTGTGACTTTTACCAATAAAGCGGCAGCAGAAATGCGCGGTCGAGTGGAGTCGGTGGCAGGTGTATCGCCAGCCGGCATGTGGTTAGGCACTTTCCATAGTCTGGCGCATCGATTTTTACGCCAACATTGGCAGCAAGCCAATTTGCCACAGCAGTTTCAAATTATTGATTCCGATGACCAGTACCGAATGATCAGGCGAATCATGCGGGAAGCCGGACTGGATGAAAGTAAATGGCCACCGCGTCAGGTGCAGTGGTTTATTAATAACAGCAAGGAAGAAGGTCTTCGACCACAACATATCGAGACTTACAACGATTTTCATCGTCAGACGCATTTGCAGATTTATCAGGCTTATCAAGAGGCTTGTGATCGCGGTGGCATGGTCGATTTCTCTGAGTTATTGCTGCGCTCGTTAGAAACCCTGCGCAACAATACTGAGCTGCGAAATCATTACCAGGGTCGCTTCCGGCATATTCTGGTCGATGAGTTTCAAGATACCAACACCATTCAATATGCCTGGTTGCGTTTAATGTGCGGCCCAAACAGTAAGCTGTTTGTGGTAGGTGATGATGACCAGTCTATTTACGGTTGGCGGGGTGCAAAAATTGAGAATATCCAACAATTCTCTCGTGACTACCCAGATGCTTTAAGCATTAAATTGGAGCAAAATTATCGCTCCACTAGCAATATTTTGAATGCTTCTAACGCTGTTATTGAAAATAACACCGAGCGAATGGGCAAAAAGCTGTGGACCGATGACGGCGATGGCGAAGCAATTTCACTATATGCAGCATTTAATGATTTAGATGAAGCGCGTTATATCGTTGATCGAATTCAACAGGAAGTGCGCGACGGCAGCCCCAGAAAAGATATCGCAATTTTATATCGCTCTAATGCCCAGTCACGGGTATTAGAAGAATCATTAATTCAAGCTGCAATGCCTTATCGAATTTATGGTGGTCAGCGATTCTTTGACCGCCAGGAAATTAAAGATGCGATGGGTTATTTACGGCTAATTGCCCATGGCGGTGATGACTCAGCGTTTGAGCGGGTAGTTAATACGCCAACTCGTGGCATCGGTGATCGCACGGTGCAGGCGGTTCGTGAATTGGCGCGTGAGCAAGAGCTCACCATGTGGTTAGCGGCTGAAAAATTAATTGAAGCCAAAGCATTAACAGCACGAGCCATTAAAGCCCTAAAAGGTTTCCTTGATTTGATCGAAGAACTTCGTGTTAATTGCGAAGGGGCCGAGCTGTATTTGCAAGCGGCAGAAGTGGTTGAAAACTCTGGTCTGCAAGCGCATTACCAAAAAGAAAAAGGCGAAAAAGGTCAGGCAAGAATTGAAAACCTACAGGAGCTGGTTAATGCCTGTCGTGGTTTTGATCCGGATTTAGCCAATGAAGAAGGCATGGAACTGGGTCCGCTTGATGCATTTTTAGCCCATGCGGCGTTAGAAGCGGGTGAAAGCCAAGCGGCCGATCATGATGATGCAGTTCAGTTAATGACCTTGCACTCGGCTAAAGGTTTGGAATTTCCAATTGTCTTTTTATGTGGACTGGAAGATGGCTTATTCCCACATAAAATGTCGTTGGACGATGGCAACCTCGATGAAGAACGGCGCTTGTGTTACGTCGGAATGACCCGGGCAATGCAAAAACTTAATTTAAGCTATGCCGAAATTCGTCGAATGTATGGACAGGAGAATTACACCTCGCCATCGCGCTTTATTCGTGAAATTCCTGCCGAGTTATTAAACGAAGTTCGACTGGGTGGCAGCGTGTCTAGGCCGGTGGTTAAGTCTTCGATGTTTGCACCGCAAGATACCGGCAGCGTCGCCTTAGGCAGCCGAGTAGCACATAAGAAATTTGGCGAAGGTACCGTGATTAATATTGAAGGCGATGGCCCTTCGGCGCGTATTCAAGTTAATTTCGATGATGCCGGTGATAAATGGTTAGTACTGTCTTACGCCAAGCTAGAAACTTTAAGTTAA